One window of Salegentibacter sp. Hel_I_6 genomic DNA carries:
- a CDS encoding GYDIA family GHMP kinase, producing MKEFYSNGKLLITGEYAVLDGAKALALPTKFGQSLEVKNIEENKIRWNSFDENDKLWFQGEFEFENDQFQLITENNETSEKLLQILNEAHKLNPNLFSAKKSGIEVNTRLNFNRNWGLGSSSTLINNIAKWFEVDAFKLLKNTFGGSGYDIAAAQNNQAITYQITENGASVLKTNFKPDFSQNIFFIFLNEKKNSREAIAHYWELPANNRKGLIEKVSSITEQVTNCQSLTEFELLINIHETLISKTLQTPKVKQERFPDFPGAVKSLGGWGGDFVMVTGEKVEVFEYFNKIGYSTIFAFEDIIL from the coding sequence ACAGCAACGGAAAACTATTAATAACCGGAGAATATGCTGTTTTAGATGGTGCAAAAGCATTAGCGTTGCCTACTAAATTTGGGCAGTCGCTGGAAGTTAAAAATATTGAAGAAAATAAAATTCGCTGGAATAGTTTTGATGAAAATGATAAACTTTGGTTTCAGGGTGAATTTGAGTTTGAAAATGATCAGTTTCAGCTTATTACTGAAAACAACGAAACTTCAGAAAAATTACTTCAAATTTTAAATGAAGCTCATAAGCTAAACCCGAACTTGTTTTCTGCAAAAAAAAGCGGAATTGAAGTAAATACACGTTTAAATTTTAATAGAAATTGGGGCCTGGGAAGCTCTTCTACTCTAATTAATAATATTGCCAAATGGTTTGAAGTTGATGCCTTTAAATTGCTTAAAAACACCTTTGGCGGAAGTGGTTATGATATTGCGGCTGCGCAAAATAACCAGGCAATAACTTATCAAATTACCGAAAATGGAGCTTCAGTTTTAAAAACCAATTTTAAGCCTGATTTTTCACAAAACATCTTTTTTATTTTCCTAAACGAGAAAAAGAATAGTCGTGAAGCCATTGCACATTACTGGGAACTTCCTGCAAATAATAGGAAAGGACTTATTGAAAAAGTTTCTTCAATTACTGAACAAGTTACCAATTGCCAGTCTTTAACCGAGTTTGAGCTACTAATTAATATTCATGAGACTTTAATATCCAAAACTCTTCAAACCCCTAAAGTAAAGCAAGAACGTTTCCCAGACTTTCCAGGTGCGGTTAAAAGTCTTGGTGGTTGGGGCGGAGATTTTGTGATGGTAACAGGTGAAAAAGTTGAAGTTTTTGAGTATTTCAATAAAATAGGCTACTCGACAATATTTGCTTTTGAGGATATTATTCTTTAA
- a CDS encoding peptidylprolyl isomerase, giving the protein MAVLNKIRQRSVFLIIIIALALFSFVLADVIRNGGFSSQKDQNTIATINGEEVSREDFARQVESYQRNMGSNASTTQAVSQVWDQTLRETILKEEMEKLGIRAGKAQIREVMRAQMGNNPAFRNEAGVFDENRVREYIASIRSTQPEAYQQWLQMESSMGDMARQNMYFSMVTAGIGATITEAEQAHRFGNNSVDLRFVQLPYSSVSDDEVDVSKDEIRDYIKKNSAQFESEASRNIRYVYFEEEASDEDVKEAEEALTSLLENRVEYNAVTSSNDTLPGFNSTNDYEDFVEGNSDLPYEDRFVFKNQLPSEFADDLFNLEEGQTFGPYQHNGYFKISKLVETKQIPDSIKASHILVAYQGQQFAPDVTRSKADAESLADSLAGVLKGNKDKFAELAAEFSSDRSNNQDGGDLGFFRPGDMVAEFDNFVLENNQGDIDVVETDFGYHVIHIEEQSEREKAVKIATIARELEPSERSINNLFNETTKFEIAAGEGDFAEVAKKGDYNVRTVNNVKALEENIPGVGNQRRIVQWAFEDDASVGDIRRFDIPSGYVVAQITAKNEKGLMTAENASSKVIPILTKQKKAEILKGKINSQDLQEIASANNTMVQTANAVNLSSPTLPGAGREPEVVGSVFGLEPGSISKPIAGEKGVYVVELESKNEAPEMNSYRGIAEQETQSRRQNASERLFEALRKKADIEDNRARFY; this is encoded by the coding sequence CATTGCACTAGCACTTTTCTCTTTCGTGCTTGCCGATGTAATTCGTAACGGCGGTTTTTCTTCGCAAAAGGACCAAAATACCATTGCAACCATAAATGGTGAAGAGGTAAGTAGGGAAGATTTTGCCCGTCAGGTAGAATCCTACCAGCGTAACATGGGTTCAAATGCAAGCACTACTCAGGCTGTAAGTCAGGTTTGGGATCAAACCTTAAGGGAAACCATTCTTAAAGAAGAAATGGAAAAACTTGGTATTCGAGCCGGCAAAGCTCAAATTAGGGAAGTGATGCGTGCCCAAATGGGAAATAATCCTGCATTTAGAAACGAAGCCGGGGTTTTTGATGAAAATCGCGTTCGTGAATATATTGCCAGCATTAGATCTACCCAACCAGAAGCTTACCAGCAATGGTTGCAAATGGAAAGTAGTATGGGTGATATGGCCCGCCAAAACATGTATTTCTCTATGGTAACTGCAGGAATTGGTGCGACCATTACAGAGGCTGAGCAGGCTCATAGATTTGGTAATAACAGCGTAGATCTTAGATTTGTACAGTTGCCTTATTCTTCTGTTTCAGATGATGAAGTAGATGTTAGCAAAGATGAAATCCGCGATTACATTAAAAAGAATTCTGCTCAATTTGAAAGCGAAGCTTCAAGAAATATTAGATATGTTTATTTTGAAGAGGAGGCATCAGATGAAGACGTTAAGGAAGCCGAAGAAGCTTTGACTTCTTTACTTGAAAACCGCGTTGAATATAATGCAGTAACGAGCAGCAACGATACGCTTCCTGGCTTCAATAGTACAAATGATTATGAAGATTTCGTAGAAGGAAACTCAGATCTTCCTTATGAAGATAGATTTGTTTTTAAAAACCAATTACCTTCAGAATTTGCTGACGATCTTTTCAACCTGGAAGAAGGGCAAACTTTTGGACCTTATCAACATAATGGATACTTCAAAATATCTAAACTGGTAGAAACCAAACAAATTCCAGATTCTATAAAAGCAAGTCATATTCTTGTAGCCTACCAGGGGCAACAATTTGCTCCAGATGTAACCAGAAGCAAAGCTGATGCAGAATCATTAGCCGATAGCCTTGCAGGCGTTTTAAAAGGAAATAAAGATAAGTTTGCTGAGTTAGCTGCTGAATTTTCTTCAGACCGTTCAAACAATCAAGATGGGGGAGACCTAGGATTTTTTCGTCCAGGAGATATGGTTGCCGAATTTGATAACTTTGTTTTAGAGAATAATCAAGGAGATATTGATGTGGTTGAAACTGATTTTGGTTACCACGTAATTCATATTGAAGAGCAATCAGAAAGAGAGAAAGCGGTTAAAATTGCTACTATTGCGAGAGAATTAGAACCTTCAGAACGTTCTATAAATAATCTTTTTAACGAAACCACGAAATTTGAAATCGCGGCAGGCGAAGGAGATTTTGCTGAAGTTGCCAAAAAAGGTGATTATAATGTTAGAACAGTAAATAATGTAAAAGCACTGGAAGAAAATATTCCGGGAGTTGGCAATCAAAGAAGAATTGTACAATGGGCTTTTGAAGATGACGCAAGCGTTGGAGACATTAGACGTTTTGATATTCCTTCAGGCTATGTTGTTGCACAAATAACGGCTAAAAACGAAAAAGGACTTATGACTGCTGAAAATGCATCGTCTAAAGTAATTCCTATTCTTACTAAACAAAAGAAAGCTGAAATTCTAAAAGGGAAAATAAATAGCCAGGATCTTCAGGAGATCGCTTCAGCTAACAATACCATGGTTCAAACTGCAAATGCAGTAAACCTGTCTAGCCCAACTTTACCGGGTGCAGGAAGAGAGCCGGAAGTGGTAGGATCGGTATTTGGATTAGAGCCAGGAAGTATTAGTAAGCCTATTGCTGGAGAAAAAGGAGTGTATGTTGTGGAACTTGAAAGTAAAAATGAAGCTCCAGAAATGAATTCTTACCGCGGAATTGCAGAACAGGAAACTCAGAGTAGAAGACAAAATGCTTCAGAAAGACTTTTTGAGGCTTTGCGTAAAAAAGCAGATATTGAAGATAATAGAGCTAGATTCTACTAG